A genomic region of Leptospira barantonii contains the following coding sequences:
- the holA gene encoding DNA polymerase III subunit delta, with amino-acid sequence MAAKTKEYKNSIEFLSDFAKELPQIVFVAAKESYEFEIVAEKYKEAIRKTGEPFEIVIFVSEPGDFERFQSEAFNLDMFSNRKLFIIKSGLEFFKPISSGKGKNNESLQKQFSNFPDSIQLLVHYNHWEVPSKVLQIFGGKANLIKTKNFYPNETRGGLLQACKEIGVQLDEDAMDEFLHKIPPSMGAYLQSLSKLKLYLVKKSFSKQDVEDVLLFSGEFNSSGLVDFFMESDRIRFFKEFRKFQSGRDSLLLFFSILKERIDQLRKYKIISRKYEATISDEELYEYLDIQSYSPARKNFVRNRLRKESTFFSDKIIGELYDFIIEMNIRIKAGSEKEEAEFYFNRRMEDFFLQLRRKDRIL; translated from the coding sequence ATGGCCGCTAAAACCAAAGAATATAAAAATTCCATAGAATTCCTTTCCGACTTTGCGAAAGAATTACCGCAGATCGTTTTTGTTGCGGCTAAAGAATCGTACGAATTCGAAATCGTGGCGGAAAAATACAAGGAAGCGATTCGGAAAACGGGAGAACCGTTCGAAATCGTGATCTTCGTTTCGGAACCGGGCGACTTCGAGCGATTTCAATCCGAAGCGTTCAACTTGGATATGTTCTCGAATCGAAAGTTGTTCATCATCAAATCGGGTCTTGAATTTTTCAAACCGATCTCGAGCGGAAAAGGCAAGAACAACGAATCCTTACAAAAACAATTTTCAAATTTTCCGGATTCGATTCAACTTCTCGTTCATTACAATCATTGGGAAGTTCCGAGTAAGGTTCTGCAGATATTCGGCGGAAAAGCGAATCTTATAAAAACCAAAAACTTCTATCCGAACGAAACACGGGGCGGTCTTTTACAAGCATGTAAAGAAATCGGAGTTCAATTGGACGAAGACGCTATGGACGAGTTTCTTCATAAAATTCCTCCTTCGATGGGCGCTTATCTTCAATCACTTTCCAAACTCAAACTTTATCTCGTCAAAAAATCCTTCAGCAAACAAGACGTGGAAGACGTTCTCTTATTCAGCGGAGAATTCAACTCTTCCGGTTTGGTGGATTTTTTTATGGAATCGGATCGAATCCGGTTTTTTAAGGAATTCAGAAAATTTCAAAGCGGCAGAGATTCCCTCCTTTTATTCTTCAGCATTCTCAAGGAAAGAATCGATCAACTTCGCAAATATAAAATCATTTCGAGAAAATACGAAGCGACCATTTCCGACGAAGAATTATACGAATACCTCGACATCCAATCCTATAGCCCCGCAAGAAAGAATTTTGTCCGCAATCGTCTCAGAAAGGAATCCACTTTTTTTTCCGATAAAATCATTGGAGAACTTTACGATTTTATAATAGAGATGAACATCCGAATCAAAGCCGGTTCGGAAAAGGAAGAGGCGGAATTTTATTTCAATCGCCGGATGGAGGATTTTTTCCTTCAGCTTCGCCGGAAAGACCGAATTCTATAA
- a CDS encoding L-threonylcarbamoyladenylate synthase: MILSLHPINPEKRKLQQISENLLEGKVYIFPTDTVYALVADSQSKLGVEKLYELKNIPKNQPLSLICPSISVASNYIEFLPNDAFRLMKKITPGPFTFITRANKHLPRVSFSNQKEKQIGIRIPDAVYLQELMKIHPNPLTSTSVFANDEFIIEVESLEEIYGKRVEGIVDGGIVEVELSTILDVTGDEMTVVREGKGAELL, encoded by the coding sequence ATGATTCTTTCCTTACACCCGATTAACCCGGAGAAAAGAAAACTCCAACAGATTTCCGAGAATTTGTTGGAGGGGAAAGTTTATATATTTCCAACCGATACGGTTTACGCTTTGGTAGCCGATTCTCAATCGAAACTGGGCGTGGAAAAGTTATACGAACTGAAGAATATTCCGAAAAACCAACCCCTCTCCTTGATTTGCCCAAGCATCTCGGTCGCTTCCAATTACATCGAATTTCTTCCGAACGACGCGTTCCGGTTGATGAAAAAAATAACACCCGGCCCATTTACTTTCATTACACGCGCGAACAAACACCTTCCTCGTGTTTCTTTTTCCAATCAAAAGGAAAAACAAATCGGAATCCGAATTCCCGACGCCGTTTACTTACAAGAACTGATGAAGATTCATCCGAACCCTTTGACGTCTACCTCCGTTTTTGCCAACGACGAGTTTATCATCGAAGTTGAATCCTTGGAGGAAATCTACGGAAAACGCGTGGAAGGAATTGTGGACGGTGGAATCGTCGAAGTCGAACTCTCCACGATTCTGGACGTGACAGGAGACGAGATGACCGTCGTCAGAGAAGGCAAAGGCGCAGAACTTTTGTAA
- a CDS encoding nucleoside triphosphate pyrophosphatase, producing MIVLRSRSPRRKHVLESLDLDFRVEPEDVDESSLPGESPLEYLKRITLAKLGTRSKEEFLISCDTIVVHENTILQKPENFPEAVEMLRRLSGQTHIVYSGLGIYDQGLEQFAFDSSRVKFQEWNRDQIRQYIEKYSPFDKAGSYGVQDAEGPVLSYDGSYTNILGFPLRMFFQYHGLWKKYLKGNHA from the coding sequence ATGATCGTGCTCAGATCCAGATCTCCTCGAAGAAAACACGTCTTAGAATCCCTAGATCTGGATTTCAGAGTCGAACCCGAGGATGTGGACGAAAGTTCTCTTCCTGGTGAGAGCCCGCTTGAATATTTAAAAAGAATCACATTGGCCAAGTTAGGCACAAGATCCAAGGAAGAATTTCTGATTTCCTGTGATACGATCGTGGTTCATGAAAACACCATTCTCCAGAAGCCCGAAAACTTTCCGGAAGCAGTAGAGATGTTGAGAAGATTGTCCGGCCAAACGCATATCGTTTATTCAGGATTGGGAATTTACGATCAAGGGCTCGAACAGTTCGCGTTTGATTCTTCCCGAGTTAAATTTCAAGAATGGAATCGCGATCAAATCCGGCAATACATCGAAAAATATTCTCCCTTCGACAAGGCGGGAAGTTACGGAGTTCAAGACGCGGAAGGTCCGGTGTTATCGTATGACGGTTCCTATACGAATATTCTCGGGTTTCCCCTGAGAATGTTTTTTCAATACCACGGACTTTGGAAAAAATATTTAAAAGGAAATCACGCGTAG
- a CDS encoding SDR family NAD(P)-dependent oxidoreductase, with protein sequence MSDLFNVKGKTVLVTGSTRGIGRHFAEGFKNAGAIVYGTGSSEESIKKFEGSGIKGFAADIRQPDVMTPIIESIVKEHGKLDVLVNNAGIASNKPAAFLKEDEIESIIQTNFTGVFRACAAYYKIHKKKGGNIINIASILGMRGTKFASVYSGTKGAVINMTRALAVEWIGSGYRVNAICPGFIDTDMTEMIKEKADVMEQMLNAIPMGRLGKPDDLVGAAIYFASDASTYVTGQTIVVDGGITAGL encoded by the coding sequence TTGAGCGATTTATTTAACGTAAAGGGTAAAACGGTTTTGGTTACGGGTTCCACACGTGGAATCGGAAGACATTTTGCGGAAGGTTTTAAGAATGCAGGTGCGATCGTTTACGGAACCGGTTCTTCCGAAGAATCGATTAAAAAATTCGAAGGCTCGGGAATCAAAGGTTTTGCCGCGGATATTCGTCAACCCGATGTGATGACTCCTATCATAGAATCCATCGTGAAAGAACACGGAAAGTTAGACGTGCTTGTGAACAATGCGGGAATTGCGTCGAACAAACCTGCGGCATTCTTAAAAGAAGATGAGATCGAATCCATCATTCAAACGAACTTTACCGGAGTATTCCGTGCTTGTGCGGCTTACTATAAAATTCACAAAAAGAAAGGCGGGAATATTATCAATATTGCATCTATTCTCGGGATGAGAGGAACCAAATTCGCATCCGTTTATTCCGGAACCAAGGGAGCGGTGATCAACATGACGCGTGCGCTCGCAGTCGAATGGATCGGCTCCGGTTATAGAGTGAACGCGATTTGTCCCGGATTTATCGACACCGATATGACCGAAATGATCAAAGAAAAAGCGGACGTCATGGAGCAAATGTTGAATGCGATTCCGATGGGACGATTGGGAAAACCGGACGATCTAGTCGGCGCGGCGATTTACTTTGCGAGCGACGCTTCCACCTATGTCACCGGTCAAACGATCGTAGTCGACGGAGGAATCACCGCGGGACTCTAA